In the genome of Felis catus isolate Fca126 chromosome E1, F.catus_Fca126_mat1.0, whole genome shotgun sequence, the window CTCTGAGGCCCTCCTGCCCCATTTCTTCTCAAGTGCCCCAGCCTTTGCCTTAGGGCTGCCCACAGCACAGGTTGCTGGGCCTCATGCTTACTGGAACCTTGGGAAGAAGAACCTCGTGTGAGAATGAGTTATGGCCAGTGATGGTGGAGGGCCAGGCTGAGGGGTTGGCCTGGACGCAGGCTACGGACAGATGAAATGTTGGGTAGAAGAGCCATCCTGGTGTCCGAGCAAAGAACCGGAGGGGAGCCCTTCCTTGGCTTGAGTCCTAGAATCAGTGTGAGGAGTCCCTGCACACTGAGCAGGGCCTGCTCtagggtctccctccctcccttgccctcccctccccctgctccccaatCTTAGCCATGAACATTAGTGCTGGGGTAGATGGAAACCTGACATTTGACTGAGCGGGGTGGGGAAGGATTGCTAGGCAGAGCCCAAGGACCTCTGTGAAGACAGGGCTGCTTTTGCAACAGAAGCCCTTTTActcctccctcctgtcctgcTCTCTTTACTGTGTCACAGGTGTCCACCCTGCTCCCTGTTGGCCTGTGCCTGTGACATGGAGGTCAGTGCTCCCCACATGCATACTCTTTTTGCTGGTACCGTGGTCATCACTTGGGGGCTAGCTGTCATCAGCCCAAACTTGTCCCCGCAGGGTACCAACTGAGGCAATAGAAAAAGAGTTTGTTTGAATTACACACAAAAACGTTCCTGCCGCAGGTTATAAACCTGGTGAACTAATGAAACCGGAAAACAGGCGTaagtcctgcccctcccccttcagttCTCCCTGCTCAGCAGGGGTCCGCTCTGACCCAAGTCCTTGTTTGTTGATTCAGGCTCAACCAGGCTCCAACAAGAAAGCCTTATcgggaaaataaattttattttcgtGACCTGACTTcagccttccttcttttcctgcccAGCTGGCGTGAGTAAGCATCCTTGGGGATGTTCAGTTTTTTCCAGGACCCTGCCATGAGTGCCCCCTTATGGTCAAGGAAAGTAGTGCAGAGGTGAAGCaaagggctctgggctgtcatAATTTGCTGTGTAATTTTGGGCACCATCACTGGgccttaaaaaaaggagggggcgcctgggtggctcagtcggttaagcggcggacttcggctcaggtcatgattttgcagtccatgggttcgagccccgcgtcgggctctgtgctgacagctcagcctgaagcctgtttcagattctgtgcctctctctctgaccctcccccgtttatgctctgtctctctctgtctcaaaataaataaacgttaaaaataaatttaaaaaataaatttaaaaaaaaaaggaggaggttgGCCTGGATGAACTGGATGAATCAGAGTCTCTTCTTGTTTGAAAAATCTGATCCTGAAGACCCCCATTGCCTTCCTGCTCCTCACCCAGTCCTGCGCTTGGCCACCATCTACAGCCTGCGGACCGAAGGGGAAATGCTTGGACACATTTTACCAGGTCCTGTCTCCTCCATCTTAACTGAGTGGAAAAGGAGAGAGTTGGGACTGGTGGGAAGGTGGATGCTTTTGGTGCTAGTAGCCACCAGGCTTTGAAGTGTGCAAGCCCTATTAGGCCCACTTCCTGGAAACagatttcttttaaggaaaaaagatacCAGTGAACATTCAGCAGAGGGAAATTCAACCTCATCTGCCCCCAGCCAAGAGTGGCAATAATCTCTGGGCAGAATGCCTTCCACAAATATTGAGCATTTACTCCGTGCCAGAGCTGGGCAGAGAAGAGTAAGTCTTGGTGCTGCCCTCAGCACAAAACCAAGGACCGAGAATTGTTCCCCAAGGAGGAAAGCCCCTGAGTCTCTTGGAGGGGacaaatgaggaagagagaaatgaaggaaggcgGCCCATCTGATTCCAGAATCCACACTTAGCTGTTTTCCTGGGAATTCTCTAGAGAGGGTCTGGAGCAGTTCCTGACCAGTGGAGAGTAGAGCTCACGTACATCCTGTCCCTAAGCTCTGCGCCCCTTAGCGCCCAGGACTTTGTTCCTCTGCCCAGCCAGAGGCAGAGAAGCCCCTGGCCACCTTGGGATGAGATGTACTTCCCCAGGTTGTATCAGTTCCCCACAGAAGTTGAAGGGCTTGATGAGGGGTCTTGGGGCCACTGTCCTAAGTAGAGCCGCTAGGGTACCCAAGAACCCAGATTCTAGTCATAACTCCTGTCCCAAGGGGTGTGCATAGGGCAGGGGCTGACTACAGGCACCATGGTCAAAAGACGCATGTTGGGGTGCAAGGAACTGACGCCCTCATTCCAGAGTCGTCCCTTGGTCTGGGAGGTTGGGGTACGCCCCTCATCAAGTGCAAAGGGGGTTTTGAGGTCCTTCTGCTTCGACGTTCTCCCCACATGGGCGCCCTCCGACTCCTCTGGGTTCCCGAGGGCCCTTAGAGACACCCCTCGATGCAACCTCGACCCTTCACCACCCTTCCGGACGTGCGTCGCCTCCAGCCAGGGGCTCAAGGCACAGAACGCGCCGCTCACGCGCGCCGAGCGCAGGAACGATCCGGCCCCTTGTTTGCCTAGGCCCGCCCCTTCCGCCCTCTGGGGTGGGGCTAAGTGAGGCTTCCGCCGGAAACCTGGAATCGAGCAGAAAACCAAGCTCGGAAGCTAAGCTCTGGTTGTTGCTAGTCCCTCGTCCTCGTCTCCTGCGTCCAAATTTAGGTTTTCACGCCCAGTTTTTACAAGGTCCTGAGGCCTCTCCTCACCCCCACATTCCAACTTCGGCAGAACCTGAGGCCAGGAAAGGAACCTATTTTCGGCCTCACCTCCCACTCTCCTGTCCTTCCCCggtccccctctgcccccccgaCCATGGCCCAGAAGCCGAAGGTAGACCCCCACGTCGGGCGCCTGGGATACCTGCAGGCACTGGTCACGGAATTCCAAGAGACGGAGAGCCAAGGTgagaagggcagggtggggggcagaagacGGGGCAGTGGTCCGGCCGCCACAGCCGTTCCAAACCTGGCCCCAATGCCGCTTTTCTACCGCAGACGCCAAGGAGCAAGTACTGGCCAACCTCGCCAACTTCGCCTATGACCCCAATAACTACCAGTATCTGCGGCAGCTGCAGGTCCTTGATTTATTCCTCGATTCGCTGTCGGAGGAGAATGAAAACCTGGTGGAGTTTGCTATTGGTAAGGATGGGGCAGATCTCCCAGATGCCTGATTTGACTTGGTGAGATAAGTGAGTCATTGGGAAAGGAATCTTTTAAGCAGTCCCTCTGCTGAGAAGGCAGGTCGTCTCATTGTCTGTACCAGCGATGTCTGTGCCACCTCCTCGGTTAACACATTGTCCCGGGTCACAGCTAGCCTGAGTCAGGTCTGCAACTAATGCCCAGGACTTCCTCTGCATGCGTGCTTTCCCTCCCACTTAGAGATGAGATAATAATTGAGGGAATGGATTGAAGCCACTTGAAGGGAAAAACGTTTATAGAATGCCGTTTTTAAACATCtctattagaggggcgcctgggtggcgcagtcggttaagcgtctgacttcagccaggtcatgatctcgcggtccgtgagttctagccccgcgtcaggctctgggctgatggctcagagcctggagcctgtttccgattctgtgtctccctctctctctgcccctcccccgttcatgctctgtctctctctgtcccaaaaataaataaacgttgaaaaaaattaaaaaaaaaataaacatctctattagaaaaaaaaaaattttttaagtttatttttaagagagaaagcgtgcacatgggggagaggcagagagagggagacacagaatccgaggcaggctccaggctgtcagcacagagcctgtcgcggggctcgaactcaggaaccaagagatcatgactctagcagaagttggatgcttaaccagctgagccacccaggtgccccataaacatCTGTGTCTTAATGTATTAATATCAGGAGACGTAGAGGTGATTTGGAATGGCTATGACTTCTGTAGTTGTTATGGTCTAAAACCTATGAAGTATTCAGTGGACATACTTATTGGGCATGTACTGTGTGAGGAAGTtactgttcttgttttgtttttttctttaagtttattttgagagagggagaaggggcggGACAGAGtcgggggagagagaatcctaagcaggttccgcactgtcagtgcagagcctgatgtgggacttgatctcaggatccataagatcatgacctgagttgaaatcaagagtcagatgcttagctgcctgagccacccaggggcccctgctgtTCTGAATGCTGGAGATATGGGGAACAAGTTGTGGAAAGGtctttgccctcaaggaacttacattctagtaggGGGAGACAGATggtgagcaaacaaacaaaaaagctgagGCTCTGAAAGAAGTGAACAGGGTGATGATGGAGAGCATAGGTGGGAGCTGCTTCATTTCTGCCATCATGGGAAGTCATTGTAGAAAGAGGCCCAGCATGGTCAGGAACCCTAAAGCAGGAGGAGCCAGAAAGAAGGCTGATGTGGCAGGTATGGTGAATGAAGCAGATTGGTACAAAATGGGTTACAGAGGTGGGCGGCACCAGAATTTATAGGGACTTAGATCTAGGCCATGGAAAAGAGTTTGGATTTATTCTGAGgacaaatgttcatttttcaatATGCATCTTAAAAAATAACGTTTTTCTACACAACCAAAGGAATCTTATTTACATAGAGAaagaaaccttttatttatttattaatttattttaaaagagaaaacccaCACGCCtgccagttggggaggggcagagagagagagagagaaagagaatcaatcacaagcaggctccgagctgtcagtgcagagccccatgtggggctcagtctcacgaatcgtgagatcatgacctgagctgaaatcaggaatcagatggttaaccaactgagccacccaggcgccctgagaaaaaaacattttataataaatccaTTATCACTTAATACTTATGCAAATTTTTCTAATAGTTCCCAAAATGACATTTTCCTGTTGGTTTGTATAAACCAGGAACCAATCCAGAATTCATGCATTTAATCTGGTTGTTATGTTCcttagctctctctttctctctttctgtctttctctctttttaaatgaacttcgtgttttatttctttaattttttaaatgtttattcatttttttttttaacgtttatttatttttgagacagagagaaacacagcatgaacgggggaggggcagagagagagggagacacagaatcggaaacaggctccaggctctgagccatcagcccagagcctgacacggggctcgaactcacagaccgcgagatcgtgacctggctgaagtcggacgcttaaccgactgcgccacccaggcgccccaatgtttattcattttttgagaaagagagagagagagagagcatgagcaggggagaagcagagagagagggaaacacagaatccaaagcaggctgcaggctacgagctgtcagcacagatcccactgtggggcttgaacccacaagctgtgagatcgtgacctgagccaaagttggctgcttaactgactgcacaacccaggcaccctaaaaaaaaaaaaaaaaaaaatttttttttttttttaattaagctctatgcccagtgaagggcttgaactcatgactctgagatcaagagttgcatgctccgtCTATGAGCCAGCTAGATGCCCCATGAACTTTGTATTTTACAACAGTTTTAGAAAAATCGCAAGAAtaatacagagagttcccatatatgcCACATCCAGCTTCTCTATTATTAACATCctacattagtatggtacatttgttacaattagtAAACCcagtattgatacattattaactaaagtccacacAATTCACATTTCCTTAGTGTTTCTGTAATAGCCTTTtactgttccaggatcccatccaggatactaTATTACTTTTAGTTGTCACATCTTAGGTTCCTTTGGACTTGCCAGTCTCTTAGacactccctttttttttttttttttttttttgatggcatTGATGGTTTCAAGGATTGCCAGTCAGGTATTTTGTAAACTCTGCCTTAACTGGGGTTTGTCTGATGCCTTTTTCCTGATTAGACTGGGTTATGGGTTTGGGGAAGGACAGCCACAGAGGTTAAGTGCCGTTTTCATCACATCACACCATGTCATGGGGCCGTGCTCTCAGCATGACTTCTCACTGTGGGTGACGGCTTTaatcacctggctgaggtggtGTTGGTcaagtttctccactgtaaagttactcttttttcttcctctttccatgtactctttggaaggaagtgaCTACATAAATTGTCTCCTTTTGGggagcttggctggctcagtcagtggagcatcgaactcttgatcttggagttgtgagtttgggtgtagggattacttaaaaaataaaatctttaaaaaataataaataaaaaattaaaaaataagttatctcTTTTAATCATTAGTAGACCCTTCTTTTGTAACACTAAATATTAAAGGATCCAGACCAGTTCTGCAGAATTTCCTGCCTTCCTAATTGTCTGGTTGCCTCTTTCTGGTGTCATTTATTTGTTCCTCTTTCCCCTTTATCTTCTGTAGCCTAGAAGTTAGGCTGTAGGCCTTGATAGAAttaactaaaacttttttttttttttttgcgctgAATACATCATTGGTAGgtgtgatttaaaattttgaaagaccATCCAGGTTGGCCCCTTCTATTTGGGGTACCTGGGGCCAGAGTACAAATGGGGGTCGTCCCTCCTCTTGTCACCACAGTAGGTCTCACATCCTTAGGTGTGGACATCCTGGCTCTGTCCATACCTGCTCTGTGGCCACTCCTTAGGACTTAGGAGTGTCCGCACAACAGGGGTTGCACACACCATCGTTCGAGTCCACCCGCCTGGGAGTCAGGATCCAGGAAAGAGGCCCATGCAGTTGTGGGAGCAGGTTCAGGGCCTAGAGCTCCAGGTATGGGGCAGAGGAGGATGGGCTCTGGGTGGACTCCCTGGACTCTTCAACCTGTGGAGAAGGCTCTTAGAGTGAAGCCCTCTGAAGCAGGGCCAGGAGCCCCAGTTGCCCAGGTGTACGAGTGGTGCTGGCtcgtgtctctgtccctctggaaggttattatgctaagtaaatattCTAAACAATCGGTCActttaagattttcttctgtgtacgtcctccagcccctccctctgctccacaGCTTCTGCCATCTGAATGGTGACAGTGGCCCCTGCGGAGCATGTGGCTAAACCTCCACCTGGGAGCAGTAGAGCTCCTCCAGCTCAAGCTTTTGACTGGAGAAAACTTGCATGAAAGGAGCAGTCAACCAAAAAAAGTTTTTGCAGGATCAggaagtaactttcccaaggcaGGAGCTCTCTGAGCCCCTGGTGTGCTGGGCCTGGCCTGGATTCTTGCTCTCCTGGGCAGCTTCCCAGAGTGGGTGATCAAGCCCTGGACCTAGAATCCCCAGTCCCAGCTGTTCCACTTCCTAGCTGATTCTTGTGGTTGAGTTCCATCTGTCCCTTCTTTGAGACTCATTCCCTCACCTGTGTTTGCCCTACTCTGCAGGACTGTCGGGGGAACAGACGCACGGGTGCGTGTGTCTGTCTCCGTGAAGGTACTTTGCCTAGCTGGTTACTCTGTTAGTATCATTGTCACCAAGCTTTTCCCTGCCACTTTTCctccttattttctcttcctctccttcccaccagcGCAAGATCCCTAATCCCCAGAATAGTAGCTTTCCCAGCCTTGAATCCCTCCATGGGGTTGTCGGCAGAGTAGATTTCTCTTGTATTTATTGTGCGAGACCGAGAGTCCCTGTCATGCTTAGGTGCACGTCTTGCTGTTgctgtcatttccttttctcttaatgttGCTGGCCCTAAATGGTCAGCTGTCGGGTGCTTATTCCActaacaggctctgtgctgtgctttgTAGCTTTGACTCTTTCGTGGCCTGAGATTGTGATCTCCACGAGGACAGAGCCCAGCTTTGCCTAtctctggggaaggggagggaagggcccAGAAGGTGCAGAGCATTAACCATGACTTGTTGCTGCAGCCCTGAGTGGGGTTGGTTCTGGAATAACtggcagagagaagaggtgggTTAGATTGCCTGTGGCCCACAGAACCAAAACCAGTGTCCGTTGGTTGGCAAGGAGCGTAGTGAGTTTGGTAAGAGctgggctttggggtcaggcaggcctgggttcaagtcctggctctccCGCTTAACTCCTGGCCTGTGATTTGCCTTCCCTCATCATGTCAGGCGGGGCAGCACCAGTACCTGCCTCACAGAGTTGTtgagagaatcaaatgagatcaAGTGTCTGTAGCTGCAGGATCCCCTAGGCCTCCACCCCAAGGGCCTGGTGTCCAGGGCCCCCTCTGAGGATAAACAGTTCCCTCATCTCCCAAAGAGGAGGTGGGATGGCATGCTGTCCTTCACGAGGGGAACCACTTGTCTGCCTCAGGGgttctttccttctggaaaaacactgaataatagaaaaaataatgaaagttgaTCGTTGGCCTCCCAGCGAGTGTCTGGGCAGCATTAGGCAAAGGGAGCCTGGCCCTAATGCACGTGTTGGCGCTGCACCCGGGCCCCCCTAGCTACAGAGCTGGTGCTCTCGCACTTCGGAGGACGTGGAGTGATAGCTGGCACTCAGGGAGCaccctctgtgtgccaggcactgccttCTGTGCTTTGTCGCCTCTGACCCTGAGACATTGAAAGTGGCGCTCATAACTTTCATTTTCCATAAGGAGTCTGAGGCTTAGGAAGGATCAGTGGGTTGGCCCGAGGTTTAAAGAGTGCCAGCCTGGGACAGAAACCAAGGCTGTCAGATTCTAGAAGAGGGCAGAGGAGTTCCCAGTTCCTAGGTCTGTGGAAGGTTGAAAGGCACTTCCTCCAAACCCTTCATGTTACTGATGAGGAACCAGGCATGGAGAGAGCCCTGCCCCTCGGCTGGTTCATGGCAGAGCAGGGTCCGAATGCAGGCTTCCTTCCGCCTGCCCTTGCAGCCCACCACAGTGGCAGGCATGCTTCTGGGGTGGTGCTGATGCGCTCAGCGCTGAGATGAGACCTCCTGTCAAGTGGCTCTGCCCGCCCTGGGGGCTGAGGGCCTGACCGCCAGCCCTTTGGTTCAGCTGCAGTTGTTTTTGTGGGCTGTGGTGGCAGGTCTGAAAGCTGCACTGTGGCGAGTTGGGGTCCCTGACCATTGACTTTCCGGGGGGCCATCTTCCTGTGACCTGTGAAATACCCTGGGGAGGATGACTACAACCTTAAAGAAGAATCTGGTTCCGGTGGTTGCCTGTAGCCCGCAGGGATTTTTGAGTCTCTCTACCTTCCCCTTTCTTGGCCTTTTCTTTTGTGGATTTGCCCGTTTAGAACAACTGTAGAACTGTTTTACCTTTTGGTTGTAGTCCTGGCTGCCTTTTTCCCCTCGGGGTGAAGGGCTCTGGTTGGGAGCTGTTATGATAAAAGCTGCCTTTCTGGATGCCTACTGTCTGCCCACGGCGTGCCCACAACTTGCCAGCACATGCCCACCTTGTACCAGCACTGCCTGCAAGGTCTCTGAGTGTGTCACCAGCCGCAAGGCAGGTAGGACTCAGCCCTCTTTATGTATGAGGAAACAGCTCTTCAGTGAGGTTAGGTCCATTGCCTGGGGCTCACACTGTTAGTGATGACTAGAGCCAGGAATTTACCCAGTCTCCCTGGATCCAAATTCCATGCCCAGGGGACCCAGCTGGCAGACCCAATGCTGAAACTACAGAGCATcgtcttcctttgttctttgtttccacTGCACCTTGCCATTTCCACGCTATCTGTGCACAGCCCGGGGCCTTGCTTGATCGCCCACTAAGAGGAGCTGCCACTGGGAGACAGCAGTGGTTCGGGCCAGAGCTGCCCTTGTttgggatgggaggtgggagtgggTGAATTACAGAGAGCCAGAGAAAAAGCCTGGATCTCAGTAAATACTCAAATGAGTGAAAGAATTTGGAGCTCTTGCTCCAAATGAAGCCTTTGGCATTAATTTGGGAATGTTTGCCCAAAGCACTATTGGTTGACTCTCACGCGTTCTAGATGCAGTGTGTTCACCACTGCATCAGCCTAGATGCTGTATGGAGACACAAAGGAACCAGGAGAGGGCgtctgggtgacccagtcagttgagcaagcatctgactcttgatttcaactcgggtcatcatttcatggttcatgagtttgagccccgagtggggctgcacacacacagtgcagagcctgcttgggattctctctctctctctctctctctctctctctccctccctccctccctccctccctccctccctctccttcttatGCTcgctcatgctgtatctctctctttcaaaataaataaacttggggcgcctgggtggcgcagtcggttaagcgtccgacttcagccaggtcacgatctcgcggtccgtgagttcgagccccgcgtcaggctctgggctgatggctcggagcctggagcctgcttccgattctgtgtctccctgtctctctgcccctcccccgttcatgctctgtctctctctgtcccaaaaataaacgttggaaaaaaaaaattaaaaaaaaaaaataaaaaataaataaacttaaaaaagtgccagaaaacttacaaaaaaaaaaagagagagagatgccagAAGAGAATTCTCTGCCTCCAAGAAAACTGGTTGAATCTTAGGATATCACAGAATACTTGGCAGTTTTGTTACTAAATCAGGGTTCCGGGGAGCACCTAACTGGCTGcattggttaagagtctgactcttgatcttagctcacgTCTTGAGTTCAGCGCTggacgtggagcctacttaaaaaatacataaaaataaataaaacggggTTCAAGTAAGTGGCTTCCCAGAATTCATGTTAAATTACTTTCCCGGTTTCTATTTCCTGCAATACATGTAGTTGCCACCAGATGGTGGTGGTGCTCAGAAAAAGaccagtatttaaaaaagaaaagaaaagaaaagaaaaaaagacaaagataaatcCTCAGCAATCTctggggaaaaaatttttttttaatacttacttactttgagagacagcgcacacacatggaagaggggcagagagagagggagacagagaattccaagcaggcttgcattagtgcaaagcccgacatggggctcgatcccacaaaccgtgagatcatgacctgaactgaaaccaagagtcagacacttaaccaggtgagctacccaggcgcccccctggaAATACTACTTAATAAAATTGAAGGCAGGCACTCCCCATGACCCAGAATTGTATTCATAGGGTTAGGGTACATGCACATGCAGACACATGCAAAAATGTCACCAGCAGCATGATCTATAACAGTTCCAAACTTGAAACAGTCAATAATAGAGTGGATGCTGACATTATGGGATATTCATACTGCTCACTTAGCAAGGTAAATGAACAATCTGTAGCTACATGTAGTAATCTTACCTGACGTTAAGCAAATGGTGCTCCACCACACATAATACATACAGTGTAACTATATTTCCGTAAAATCCAAAGATAGGCGGAAGTGAGTTATGGTATTAGTATAGCAGGGgtatatatagtaaaattattttttattaaaaatttaaaagttcctGCTTGTTAATTAGAAATTATTAAACTATTACAAGTCAGGAAGGTGTTCACCTCTGATGGGAGAGAATTGGATCAGGAAGGGACATGCAGAGGCTTTTGGGTTGCTGACTATTTTCCTTCTTGACCTTGGTGCTGGTTACATGGGTACGTGCATTCTCATTGTTAAACTCTACCTGTATGTGTCATTTCTTTCTGTACATGTGGGTTGAAGGTATGGCCCTGTGCCAGCCTCTGGGGCTATAAACAGGTGCGTGCTTGGTCCACATGTACTGCGTGCTGAGTGGCGGGGGCGGTGGTGGTACTTGATCACATTTTTTCAATTATCTTGAGCCATTTTgctgataaagaaactgaggcttagagaaactGAGTTGCTTGCTCTGGTCACCTAGGTCCTCAGTGGCAGTGCCAGGAATCTAACTAGATCTGCCCACCTTTGCTTTGTCCTCCATATTCTGGGGCTTCACTATACCTCCTTCTCTCACTGATGAGTTAGGTAGGCTCCTGGGATCATACAGCTTTCTGCTTAAAAAGGAATTCCTTGGGGCACCTTCTGCCTCAGTAGGCATGCAACTCAACTCATGATCTcggaggtcatgagttcaagcctcacgggCTTAGAGTTCAcgtcaaataaaatgaaacaaaacaaaaagcaaggaaggggtgcctgggtggccagtcaggtaagcacccaacttcagctcgggtcatgatctcatggttcgtgggtttgagccccatgtcatgctgtctactgtcagtgtggagccccatgtccacctctctctctgcccctcccctgttctctttcgagcgcatgctctctttctcggtctcaaaaatgaataaacattaaaaaaaaaaaaatgaattcctcAGCCATCCGTCTGTGGCAGGATTCCCCTTACAGAAAGGGGGTGACGTCAGTGTTCTCACCCCACTGCTTCCTTCCACACTAGCTGGACCAGGGcagtctctgccctccctcctggaCTTGCAGAGACCAGTTTCCCTTCCACTTAGTTCTGGACCCAAGCaaggtgtgtgtgtctgtgtctgtgtgtgtgtgtgtgtgtgtgtgtgtgtgtgtgtgtgttaatttatGTGAATACATGATTGAGTCACATGGTACAGAATTCAAAAGGATATGTCGTCAACAGTAACACCTTCTGTAGCCTCTTCTGGAAGCAGCCATTTACTAGTTTCTTTTATATCCTCCCAGAGATTATTTTCAGGATTTATGAACAAATATGTGTATTTACACTTACACCTTTTTGCAAGTTCTACGCTTGTGGTGGCATATGATATGTatgttctgctttttctttcttttctctctctctctctctttttttttttttttttttttttagcttagcATCATGTCTCAGTGCACCTGCAGTATCAGCCCATAAGGAGCTGCCTCATTCTTTGTGAATGCTGCCTGCTATTCTGTGCAACGGAGGCAGGGGCACATTTAGGGGTGGCCATTCAGGTTGTCTCCACTTCGCCCTCACAGGTGGTGCTGCAGTGGAATACCTTATTTGTATGTCATTTCTCCCCTGTATGGGGTATGCCTGTAGAGTAAATTTCCAGAAGTGAAATATAGGTCAGAAGTGCGAAAagccttgtttttccttcttttgatgtAATTTGACGTTTGTTATTATGGGAAACATTCATGAGTTTAGGTCAAAACTACGTGCAaggcattttcaaaaatttttttttcaacgtttatttatttttgggacagagagagacagagcatgaacgggggaggggcagagagagagggagacacagaatcggaaacaggctccaggctctgagccatca includes:
- the ARMC7 gene encoding armadillo repeat-containing protein 7 isoform X3; amino-acid sequence: MAQKPKVDPHVGRLGYLQALVTEFQETESQDAKEQVLANLANFAYDPNNYQYLRQLQVLDLFLDSLSEENENLVEFAIAKIPNPQNSSFPSLESLHGVVGRVDFSCIYCARPRVPVMLRCTSCCCCHFLFS
- the ARMC7 gene encoding armadillo repeat-containing protein 7 isoform X2, producing MAQKPKVDPHVGRLGYLQALVTEFQETESQDAKEQVLANLANFAYDPNNYQYLRQLQEASATCVQIRPTRSTSCRQGASPSSSTACPVPTRRPCCPLSPQSCT